GTCGGGAGAGGATGTGTCGGTGACGATGGAGGATCTGGGCTTTGGAGAGATCTATCCTGCGACTCATAAGATCTGGCAGGAGCATTTCAAGATCTGAGCAGTGAAAGTATGGGTGAGGAGAGGCGATGGGCAGAGTAATTCTTTGCATGGGTAATGTGGCAAAAACACCATATCTGATCAGGAAAGCCGACATTTCGGTGTATACAGTGGAGGAACTCTGTTATTGCATCCGGGAAAATACTTTTCTGATGGACGAAGATATGGTGTGCAGGGAACTGGTAGACTGGCTGCGTCAGGAATGCGGGTTGTCCGAACTGGCGGATTCCCTGCGCGGGTATCTGCGGGGCAGGCCGTCTGTCAGCAGTTTTCTGACAGAAATTATGGAGTATGCTGGCTTCTATCCAAGGGAAGAGATCAGACGAATCCGGCAGTTTCTGGAAGCAGAGGCCTGGCAGAGCGAGTATGAGCGTCAGAAAAACGCGGCAGACTATCTGGCAGGCAACGGGAAATACGAGCTTGCGATGATGCGGTACCATGAACTGCTGCAGGATATTCCGCAGGAAGAAATTCTCCTGCGTGCCAGAATCGTCCACAACATGGGATATGTGAGCAGTCAGTTATTTCTGTTTGACAGAGCGGCGAAGTTTTTTTACAATGCTTATGAGCTGTCAGGAGAGGGTGAGAGCTTTCTGCAGTTTCTGGCAGCCAGACGGATGCAGCTCGATGAAAAGTCATATGTGGACTTTATTGCAGGGCTTTCGGAAGACTGCTACGGGATAACAATGGAACTGGAAAAGCGGGTGGAACAGGTCGCACAGGAGTGGCAGCAGAGCGGTCAGGCAAAGGAGCTTGGGTGGCTGGAAGAGCAAAGCGGCGACGGACACTGCCTGGAGCTGTTAGAGGACGCTGCCGGCCAGATGAAAGAAAAATATCGCAGTATGATAAGAGAGAAATAGGATGGGATGGATTAATAAAATATTTCAGAAAAAAGTATTTCAAAAACCATTATTTCAGAAATGGTTTGGCAAAACCAGAAAAGATAACTACGGGGAAGAGACGGAAGATAATTCAGAATCCCCTGTTCTTTGCCGCGACAATATAGATTTGCATGATCGGAGTCAGAGACAGCGTTATGTGCACAGTTGTCTGGAACAGATGAAAGACGCACAGACGCAGATCGGGCATCTGACGAAAGAGTACAGCATGGTTACTTCCTATCTGACAGACATGGAAGAGATCGAGGCGCTGCCTCCTTCTGAAAAAAAAGCGCTCGCTGCCGTGGCGGATAAGATCAGTGGATACGAGAGCGAAAAGAACGTCTACGAGAGAGGGGAAAACCGAATGCCGGAAGCGGACTTTTCCCGGATCGAACAGATGGAACAGGAAGTGGAGGAAGGCATCGGGAAGCTGCGTTCAGCGGAAGAGTATCAGGAAAAGATCCGTCAGGACATGCGCAGGCTCGGCGGAGAACGCCATGCCTACCAGTACCGGAAACATGATCTGAAAAATACAATGGAAAATATGCGGGGCATGATGATCATTATCAGTTTCGCCTTTATCACCTGCATGGTGATCTTGTTTCTCCTGCAGGCGCTGCTGGAGATGGACATCGGAATCGGGTATATTCTGACGGCTGCGGTCACGGCGTTTGCAGTCTTTCTCATCTATATGAAATATACGGAGGCGGCAAAAGAAAAAAAGCAGGTGGAGAGGGCCATTAACCGGCTGATCCTTTTACAGAACCGGGTGAAGATCCGTTATGTGAATAATACAAATCTTCTGGAATATCTGTACGTTAAATATACGGTGGCATCCTCGGAAGAGCTGGCCCGGCTCTGGGAACAGTATGAGAAAGAAAAAGAAGAGCGGCGGAAATTCCGCGAACTGTATGTGGAGCTTGACTATCAGCGCAAGGAACTGCTGCAGATTCTTCGCCGTTTCCAGGTAAAAGACCCTGAAGTGTGGCTGTACCAGACACAGGCAATCACGGACCACAGTGAGATGGTGGAGATTCGCCATAAGCTGATCCAGCGCCGTCAGAAACTGCGGAAACAGATGGAATATAACGAAGGTCTTGCGGAGAGTGCGCAGGCAGAAGTCAGGGCGCTGGCAGAGGAATTTCCTGCCTTTGCGCCGGAGATCATGGAGCTTGTCTCTCAGTATGAGGAAACCGAGGCGTCGTGAACCGGCGTTCGTTACAGCCTTGAGGCAGACTGTTCCTTCCGGCATCTGCTTTCTTTCTGTTGACAGCGGCACTTTATCGTGGTAGTATACAGAAGTACGTTGTTTCCCGCACAGGGAGACAGGGAGAAGGAGGAAAAGTTATGAAAAAATTAGTTTCGATCGTATGTATGCTTTCGATAACGGCAACGATGCTGGTGGCCTGTGGGAACAGTGACAATGCGGGAGCTGAGCAGCCGGCAGAGACTGAGGCTCCGGCGCAGGACAGCAGCTTACAGGAAGATGCTGCGGAGACGGAAGGCGCGTCTGTGGCAGGAGGGCGGACGACCTTTACGGTAGGATTTGACGCAGAATTTCCGCCGTATGGCTATAAGGATGACTCCGGAGAGTATGTGGGCTTTGACCTTGATCTTGCCCGTGCCGTATGTGAGAAGAATGGCTGGGAATTTGTGGCACAGCCGATCGACTGGGATGCGAAAGACATGGAGTTATCTTCCGGTTCTATCGACTGCATCTGGAATGGCTTTACAATGAACGGACGTGAGGAGGACTACACATGGAGCGTGCCTTATATTGATAACAGCCAGGTATTTGTCGTTCCGGCGGAAGGCGGCATTGCCTCCAAAGCGGATCTGGCAGGCAAGATTGTCGGTGTGCAGAAAGATTCTTCCGCGCTGGCAGCGCTCACCGATGAAGAGAATCAGGAAAATCTGGATCTGGCCGCTTCTTTTGCCAATCTGGTAGAATATGCGGATTACAATACGGCCTTTATGGATCTGGAGCAGGGCGCAATCGAAGCCCTGGCGATTGATATTGGTGTTGCCAACTATCAGATCGAGTCGCGAGGCGATGGTTTCGTCATGCTGGATGAAGCTCTTGCCACGGAACAGTATGGGATCGGCTTCCTCAAAGGCAACAGCGAATTAAAAGATACGGTGGAACAGTCTTTGCTGGAGCTGTATGAAGAAGGCGTTGTCGCAGAGACAGCAGAGAAATACGGTATCGACAGTTCCATGATCTGCCTGGGGAAATAAAAGTCAACATATGGTAAGGGATGAAAGGGGAATCCTTCATCCCTTATTGGCTATACAGACATAAATATTAAGAGAAACAGAAGAGATAGAAGTGACTTTATTCTGGAGGAAATACAATGAATTTCACATTGATGGTTGCACAATTAGGGGAAGGAATGGTAATTACGGCAGAGATCTTTTTTCTGACATTGTTGTTTTCCCTGCCGCTGGGACTGGTCATTGCTTTTGGCAGAATGTCCAGACATTTCTCTCTGCGGACGCTTACAAAACTATACATATCCGTCATGCGGGGGACGCCGCTGATGCTTCAGCTGATCGTCGTGTATTTCTCTCCGTACTATGTGTTTGGCATGAAAATTTCTGCTTCGTACCGTTTTACGGCGGTGATTCTGGCATTTGCCCTGAATTATGCCGCATACTTTGCTGAAATCTACAGAGGCGGTATTGAATCCATGCCCATCGGGCAGTATGAGGCCGCACAGGTGCTCGGCTACAGCAAAGTGCAGACGTTCTGTAAGATCATTCTTCCTCAGGTCATCAAGAGGATTCTGCCTTCGATCACAAATGAGACGATCACACTTGTCAAAGACACCTCGCTGGCATTTGTGCTGGCAGTTGTGGAGATGTTTACGGCGGCCAAGCAGATTGCTGCCAAGGAGACAACGATAATCCCGCTGATGGCAGCAGGCGTATTTTATTACATATTTAATCTTGTGGTAGCTGCCTTTATGGAGCATCTGGAAAAGAAACTTGGCTATTACAGATAGACAGATAGGAGGAAGAAGATGAAATATCTGGAGATCAAACATTTAAAAAAGACCTTTGGCGCTCTGCAGGTGCTGAAGGATATTTCCCTGTCTGTAGAGGAAGGGGAGGTGGTGTCAGTCATCGGACCTTCCGGTTCCGGAAAGTCGACACTGCTGCGCTGTGCCACGATGCTGGAACGCATGGACGGCGGCAGTCTTTCTTACATGGGGGAGGCAGCGGCCTGGGAGGAAAACGGCAAATGTGTCTATGCGCCGAAGAATGAACTGAAACGGATTCGCAAAAACTACGGGCTGGTATTTCAGAGCTTCCATCTCTTTCCCCATTACAATGTGCTGAAAAATATTACAGATGCGCCAATCAGTGTAGATCATGTATCAAAGGCGGAGGCGGAGACGCGTGCTGAGAAGCTATTGCTTCAGCTTGGATTGGAAGATAAGAAGGAGGCCTATCCTTTTCAGCTTTCCGGCGGACAGCAGCAGAGAGTATCCATTGCCCGTGCGCTCGCTCTGCAGCCGAAAATACTGTTTTTTGATGAACCGACGTCCGCACTCGATCCGGAACTGACCGGGGAAGTGCTGAAGGTCATCAAGGAGCTGGCGAAAGAGCAGATGACGATGATTATTGTCACGCACGAGATGCAGTTTGCCAGAGAATTGTCTGACCGGATCATTTTTATGGAGGAAGGCGTGATCCGCCAGCAGGGCACACCGGAAGAGCTGTTTGGCAATCCGGATGAACGTGTAAAAGAGTTTATCGGGAAATTTCAGGCGTGAGAGGAGGATTCAGACTTTGCTCCCCTGCCCGGTCAGGGGGCGTTAATCAGTTAAATCAGCAGCTCCAAATCAGAATCAATTTTGAGAATATTTTAGGGGTACGTAGCAAATTATTTCAGGAGGTATGAATTACATGTATTCATTTTTAAAGGAACTGTTGTCAGGCAAGACGTTATATATTTTTGGCGCCGGGCAGCGAGGGGAACGTATTTATTCAATGTTAGAAAGCTGTGGTATGTCTGTCAGGGCATTTATTGATAACAGTATTGAGAAACAGGGACATAAAGTGTGCAATAAAGAATGTCTCAGTCTCGACGAGTTTATCGGTGAGGGGGGGGGCGGCGGACAGAGCCGTTATAGTTTCACCCCGTGATCATGATTCCATATTGGAACAGCTAAAAAAATGTAATGTTGAAAACGTTTATGACGGCGAAGAAATAATCAAAAATTATTTTTTCATTCCGATCGTCAAAGAGAAGGAAGACTATAATAATGTGCGCCCGTTTAATTATTATGAGTCTCCATATCCAGATATTCGTGAGATTCATGAAAAAGAAGACGAAATATTTGATGACTCAAGGGAAGTACTGGGAATTGATTTTAATATAGACCGTCAGTTTGAATTGCTTGAAAAGATGAAACAGATTGATGCAATAGAATGGGGGATACAGAAACAACCTGAATACAGGTATTATTATGGAAATTCCTGTTTTGGCAGGGGTAGTGCAGATGTTTTGCATTATATGATGCGTATTTTAAAACCGAATAAGATTATCGAAGTAGGTTCTGGTTTTTCGACATCAGTTATGCTGGATACGAATAATAATTGTCTGAAAGACAGCATAGAAATTAAATCGATCGAGCCGGATACAAAGCGGTTGAGATCTTTATTGAGAGA
The sequence above is a segment of the Lachnospiraceae bacterium JLR.KK008 genome. Coding sequences within it:
- a CDS encoding amino acid ABC transporter substrate-binding protein yields the protein MKKLVSIVCMLSITATMLVACGNSDNAGAEQPAETEAPAQDSSLQEDAAETEGASVAGGRTTFTVGFDAEFPPYGYKDDSGEYVGFDLDLARAVCEKNGWEFVAQPIDWDAKDMELSSGSIDCIWNGFTMNGREEDYTWSVPYIDNSQVFVVPAEGGIASKADLAGKIVGVQKDSSALAALTDEENQENLDLAASFANLVEYADYNTAFMDLEQGAIEALAIDIGVANYQIESRGDGFVMLDEALATEQYGIGFLKGNSELKDTVEQSLLELYEEGVVAETAEKYGIDSSMICLGK
- a CDS encoding amino acid ABC transporter permease — translated: MNFTLMVAQLGEGMVITAEIFFLTLLFSLPLGLVIAFGRMSRHFSLRTLTKLYISVMRGTPLMLQLIVVYFSPYYVFGMKISASYRFTAVILAFALNYAAYFAEIYRGGIESMPIGQYEAAQVLGYSKVQTFCKIILPQVIKRILPSITNETITLVKDTSLAFVLAVVEMFTAAKQIAAKETTIIPLMAAGVFYYIFNLVVAAFMEHLEKKLGYYR
- a CDS encoding amino acid ABC transporter ATP-binding protein, translated to MKYLEIKHLKKTFGALQVLKDISLSVEEGEVVSVIGPSGSGKSTLLRCATMLERMDGGSLSYMGEAAAWEENGKCVYAPKNELKRIRKNYGLVFQSFHLFPHYNVLKNITDAPISVDHVSKAEAETRAEKLLLQLGLEDKKEAYPFQLSGGQQQRVSIARALALQPKILFFDEPTSALDPELTGEVLKVIKELAKEQMTMIIVTHEMQFARELSDRIIFMEEGVIRQQGTPEELFGNPDERVKEFIGKFQA
- a CDS encoding class I SAM-dependent methyltransferase; its protein translation is MEQLKKCNVENVYDGEEIIKNYFFIPIVKEKEDYNNVRPFNYYESPYPDIREIHEKEDEIFDDSREVLGIDFNIDRQFELLEKMKQIDAIEWGIQKQPEYRYYYGNSCFGRGSADVLHYMMRILKPNKIIEVGSGFSTSVMLDTNNNCLKDSIEIKSIEPDTKRLRSLLREHDNLEIHECCLQDISLDFFGQLKENDILFIDSSHVSRINSDVNYYLFEIFPRLNKGVYIHFHDMFYPFIYPKQWIYEGRAYNELYLLRAFLMNNNAFSVQFFGELLMKKYPEKLNEKLQDISGSLWIRKDC